From the Halarchaeum grantii genome, the window GGCGCGCGCGAGGTCGACGTTCACGTCGCCCCACGAGACGTCCGAGCGGTACTCGACCTCGTAGAGGGGAACGGGCGGGCCGCTCGTGGCGAGCGAGCCGTCCGTGCGGTCCTCGTACTCGGCGAACCCGACCGCGAAGAGGTCGTTGTAGCGCGCGGCGAGCGCCTCGTACTCCTCGTCCGTCGTGAGCTCGGGGACGTCGACGTCGAGCGCCGTCCGGTCGAGGAGGCGGCGACACGTCACCTCGAACGTCCCGTCGCGGAGGTCGCGGTGGAGGGGTTCGTCCGGGTGCTCGAACGCCCGCGCGAGCAGGCGGTAGAGCTCGCCGCGCGCGGCGGCGTCCGCGTCGAGGTCGGCGGGGTCGATACGGTCGGCTGCGTCCGTCGTGGTGGTGGCGTCGGTGGATGTCATCGGTCTCAGTTTCCTCCGTCGTCGTCTCTGGCTCGCCGGACGCCCTCGACCGTCATCGCGACGACGAGGACGACCGCGAGACCCGCGATTCCCCAGAGGATGGTCTCGTAGGGCGGGCCGCCGTCGTCGGGCGCGAACGGCAGGTAGTACCACTCGCTGACGGCCTTGTGGCCGCCGCGCTCCATGTTCGCGCCGTCCCAGGTGGCGAACGCGACGTTCAGGTCGTTCTCGAGCGCGACGTCGGTCCGGTTCGGGCTACTCGCGTGCAGGTCGCGGTGGAAGACGACCGCCCAGTGGC encodes:
- a CDS encoding molecular chaperone TorD family protein, which translates into the protein MTSTDATTTTDAADRIDPADLDADAAARGELYRLLARAFEHPDEPLHRDLRDGTFEVTCRRLLDRTALDVDVPELTTDEEYEALAARYNDLFAVGFAEYEDRTDGSLATSGPPVPLYEVEYRSDVSWGDVNVDLARAYDYYGLSVDEDARDNHDNLRLELAFAGYLARRAALDPDEGAAGARLDFLDRHLGVLAEGVADALDAEYDTGVYGTLGRFLDALVAADAAELGERRERGEVP